A genomic region of Leptolyngbya sp. FACHB-261 contains the following coding sequences:
- a CDS encoding BON domain-containing protein gives MKKLTPFLLSGFLLLGLAACDTAQTSANAPDTTATQGEVPEPEAAQANQNDASSEVRKNQLEADIRAREQRNDVAGDPNVRADGDLESEIRSKLEANLPASKLTVDAEEGVVTISGSVPTQAQLDRVASLAQEIQGVKSVDVKATVAKATPQ, from the coding sequence ATGAAGAAATTAACCCCATTTCTATTGAGCGGCTTCCTACTGCTGGGTCTGGCAGCCTGTGATACGGCTCAGACCAGTGCAAACGCACCTGACACGACTGCTACCCAAGGTGAGGTTCCCGAACCTGAGGCGGCTCAGGCCAACCAGAACGACGCAAGCAGCGAAGTTCGGAAGAATCAGCTAGAGGCTGATATTCGGGCTCGTGAGCAGCGCAACGATGTTGCTGGCGATCCAAATGTCAGAGCTGATGGCGATCTGGAGAGCGAGATCCGCAGCAAGCTGGAAGCTAACCTACCCGCCAGCAAGCTAACGGTTGATGCCGAAGAGGGTGTGGTCACAATCTCTGGTAGTGTGCCAACTCAAGCCCAGTTAGACCGCGTTGCTTCCCTAGCCCAGGAAATTCAGGGGGTTAAGAGCGTGGATGTGAAGGCAACCGTTGCTAAGGCAACTCCTCAGTAG